One Glycine max cultivar Williams 82 chromosome 1, Glycine_max_v4.0, whole genome shotgun sequence genomic window, CGCGCGTGTTCAAGCTGAACTATGAGGAAATGGAGAAGAAGTTCAAGGTTTATATATACCCAGATGGGGATCCTAACACGTTCTACCAGACGCCGAGGAAGCTCACCGGAAAGTACGCCAGCGAAGGCTATTTCTTCCAGAACATCAGAGAGAGTCGCTTCTGCACCGAAAATCCCGATGAGGCACACCTCTTCTTCATTCCCATCTCGTGTCACAAGATGCGTGGCAAGGTATTTTTTTTCCCCCCTTTCTGCATTCTCCTTGTTGAGATCTGGGGAGAATGGTACAATGTTAGATGCATGCATTACTAGTGAGTAGTAAATGTGGATCTTAGTTTAAAAGGAAATTGTTGGAGATCCTACATTAACCAGTGATATGCACAATAGTGAATATAAGTGAGGGTAACTCTCACGAGCTAGCTAGCTTTTGGGTTGGGTTAAGTCCACCCAAAATTTTAAGATGGTACCAAGTCTTCCTAATAATTGTTTATTGGGTTTATCGGGCCATCTGCAAATGTCTAGTTTCAAACTACGCACAGATATGCATCCTCGTTGAGGTGTGCGTTGGAATTCCATTTACTATGATTATGGCCATAATAGTATAAACTGAGGCAACCCTTTGGGTTAGTTAGCCAAACCCGAAAgtataagaaatataataaaaagaagatTGACAATCTTAGCTTGGATTAGATGGTTAAGTGACTGCTCTGGTGGAATGTGGTCTCATGTTTGTGTGTTATGCAGGGCACGAGTTATGAGAATATGACATAATTGTACAAAATTATGTGGAGAGCTTGATATCCAAATATCCTTATTGGAATAGAACCTTGGGTGCTGATCACTTCTTTGTCACTTGTCATGATGTTGGTGTGAGGGCAACAGAAGGACTTGAGTTTCTTGTGAAGAATTCCATTCGAGCGGTGTGCTCCCCCAGCTATGATGTTGGATTCATTCCACATAAAGATGTGCTCTCCCTCAAGTGCTACAGCCATTTGCTCTTCCTGCTGGGGGAATGATATAGAAAACAGGTGTGTTTTTTAAGATATTGTTGCTCCATATAGTTAGATTTACAAAGAATTTGTGCAGATTAGGTTTTGGGGATTGGATTTGCTTCATATGACTTATCATCATCTGCTTTTGAAGTGTGTTAATTTTAAAGGTCATTTTTGAGAGGATGGAAATTCTTGATATTTCTCAGAATGTATAAATGCCTTTATCACAAACTCACTCATGACCCACACAAGTCGTTAGTTTCTATAATATTCTAATTGCTCTTCAGTTTCTGCTTCTGGTAACCTGGTTTAAAATTATCTAATCCTTATGCTTGTGGATCTTGAATAACTTCAATGTGAGTTAATCAGGAAATGCTTTTCTGGTTTTCAATGTTGCTATCCTATCCAAGAACCTGATTTTTAATACATATTCGTTTCATGTAAAATAGTATGGAAATGTAATATGGAATCTGTATTTCAGGCAACAGAATTAGTAGGGACACTTAGATGATATTATATCATAAGATTAATTAATACTGATAATGATGCAATAATATGTAGTTTGATCTGTAAGATCAACAGACAAGGATTCTACTTGCATATTTATTGATtctgaaaatttgataaatttgtgCTTTGCAGAACTACTCTTGGATTTTGGGCCGGTCATCGTAACTCTAAAATCAGAGTTATTCTTGCACGTGTGTGGGAAAATGACACAGAACTTGATATTTCAAACAATAGAATTAGTAGGGCTACTGGGCATCTAGTGTACCAGAAGAGATTTTACAGGAGTAAGTTTTGTATATGTCCTGGTGGATCACAGGTTAATAGTGCTCGGATAGCAGACTCTATCCATTATGGGTGTATTCCTGGTAAGATCATCcgttttaatgatattttccCCCTTTGATTTCATTGTTGCATACTAAGCCTCTTAAAACTGTATACTTATATGACAGTGCAAGTATATATAAACTGCATACTTATTGCCTAGTGATTTTTGTCAGGTTTTATGGATGGTATGAAATTGGTAGATTTACTTTGCATATTTCTTGTATGGCATTAGTTGCTCAGATTCCTTTGTACTTGTGTTAAACTATGAATTAAACAGTGTCTATTAAGAAACATTTGCAAATCCTATCCTTGTATAAGCCGATTAAGCTTTGGTTGGTTTTATCACTCCTAAGACTAGAATTGCAACTTTATTGTGGGATGATGATTGAGTGTCTGAAATATGGTGgtttaataatcaaataattaataagcttcaactatatatgtatatagttCAATATGAAAAGGCAGATTTGTCCATtggaatgaataataataagtgGAAGTTTATATTGTTTGACTGTTGGAGGGAGTGGAAGCTGTATTGTGGAATACATGAGTGCCTAGGGATCAAATTTAAGACTATCCACCCAATCTCCACCCCTCCAATCACCATAGCTAATGTTGAAATACTTTATTGGATAGTGATAATAAAGGTCAAATTCAGTAGAACCCATGTGAACAGATTACACATATACTTCATCTTGGCTTGTTATGTATACTCTGGGTCTCAAAAAGTAGTACATTTATGATATTGTGAACGCAATTTGAACTGTAACTTGGTTTGAATAGATGATGCTCTGGCTTTTGGAACAGGATGTATGTAGACACAACCTTGTAACTGACCTGAAGATGTTGTTTTGCAGTGATATTGTCTAATTACTATGACCTTCCTTTCAATGATATTCTTGACTGGAACAAATTTGCTGTTGTACTCAAGGAGAGTGATGTATACCAGCTTAAACAAATCCTCAAAAATATATCAGATGCTGAGTTTGTTACCCTTCATAATAATTTGGTAAAGGTATAAATATTCTCATTACTTTATATGGAATCTATATATTAGTGAAATATTTTAGGTTTTTGCCTTTATTTTGTGTGTGGTATGTAAACGTGTGTATTGTACCCTTTTGTTTATAGTTCGGAAAAACCCTTTGAATGCTacaagtttcattttttttctttttctggaacttcttataattcttattatagTTCAGAAAAACCCTTTGTTTATGTTGTTTGAAAAGCTATCAGTATGTAAAGTTAGAAGAGAAATTTAGAATGTAAACcaaagtaaagaaagaaagaaattaacagCATGTTtggttagaattttttttctgtttttatttcttgattatgttagaaataatgaaaataacattATGGGGTTATTGCTTGCTATACAAATCCTCAAAATCAAGAAACAAAGTAAAGACTAGGAAAGatagcatttttttaattattagtaaaaTAGAAATGTTTTCATAAATTAAGAAGGCCCTGAGAAAATGGAGCCCAAATATTTTATCACCAGTGGTTGTTTGGTCGGTAGAATTTTCGTTGCTAATTGAATTCTGTTGGAGCTTACATAAAGTTGCTTCATGTTTTATCAGGTTCAGAAACACTTCCAATGGAATTCGCCCCCAATCAGATTTGATGCTTTCCATTTGGTTATGTATGACCTCTGGTTACGCCATCACACGATCAAATACTGATATTTAGACTCTTAGAGACTCTTATTTTGTATACAAATACAATTTTAGCAACTGAGAGAGCACTGTAAATATAGCCAATTACAGCTTTTTATACAGCAGATGTTTTTCTATATTCTTGCTCCCTGAACGTTTCagttaatttgttatttgtttgtGGTAAGGTTCTTTGTTGGGTTGAAACTACTACATGGCCAAGCTATTGAATTAAGGCAGGTGCAATTGTTAGAGTAAATCCAAACTAGAACATGGGTAGGTATGGCTTATAACAAGTTAACAACTGACTCATGATATTTAACTGAGCTATGATTTGTTGAATATTTTAGGAAATAAATGAGTTCATTTGTTGAAAAATTGAGCCTGACTTTAGCAAATAGATATAATTATATTGGTTAAGCAGTGTGGATTATTTCTATATTCCTTCACTATGTCTATGATTttcatggattaaaaaaaaacttatttttcttttagtttgcACCAGTGGTAATTGTAGTTAATGATCACAGTTTATTTATCTACAGCTTAGTTTACTCCAATCCGATGGAATCCTTATTAGATCAAAtcacatttttatttgtaatgatTCTAAAGGCAATCACATTAAACCTATTCAGGATAAAATTTGACAGaaggatatattaaaaaatcaagtaAAAATTATCACACTAGAATCGTATTTTCATATTTAGTTAGGCAAATCATAATCGGTAATATGGCAAACTAAATATTGCTCTTCAATCACTTTTATCATGTATCTCATGTGCATGCATGAGACATATAGTTTGTTTGATGTATTAATCATGTTgtgattttgtatattttaaacatttttagatGTTATTCAATTGTTCATTTCTATTAAATAAAGAACTAACATTCAAGATAAAATTTTTGGCATCAGTTGGatacagaaaataaaattcaaataaaatttgttacacTCCATTATCCATGCCAATTTCACACTTGAAAAATCACATTGGGTgaataacattttatattttaaacatattagTAGTAAGCATTgctctttgtaaaaaaaaaaaagtaagtgtTGTTTAATActtcattttcattaaataaagacTATCAGATTTAAGTtagatacaaaaataaaatttaagtaaaatttataacaCTCTTTAGcaattttaatacttattttcaCACTTTAAGTAATCACATTAAGTTAATAACACatgttaaaaaatacattttaattttattttgtatgtttATGCACATATTAGATACTACATTTAATGTATTAATGTTGTTgtgattttacatattttaaacaaattattagTAAATGTTATTCAATTGTTTCATTTTGTCCCATTAAATAAACGTGCAAATCACGTTAAAGATAAATTTGTggcattatatataaaaaaatcaaataaaaaataaaatctaaattaatATACTCAAATTAATAACCATAGTTGGTTTCTCTACAACTTAGTTTACCCAACCCGATGaaatccttataaaataccattATTAGTTAGGAATTAGATCGAATCACATTTAATAGTATTAAGTgcaattgaatgattgaattataCCCATGAAATATGTTATTCCTCctgttttatatataagaaatgttAGACAAaccattaaaattataaaagtggttaaattagttatttttaattaatatcacaataaatttaaattttattctaaaaatgttattaagtttaaatattGTAAGAGAGATAGTCATATTTAATGTCAATACTTACAATCTAATAAAtgtctaataaataaaattaaaaataaattaaagatataaaataaatttaactcttgataagtttgaaaactagtcattatttcttataattaggattaaaaaaatacaaaaaaaacataatttatttcttatatataggaaCACATGTAGaattattaagttataaaattaaatttaatgacatCAAATATCATTCAAAATCAAGAATAACAaatcgtaaaaaaaatataaaaaaaaacaaggttgGCTGTTTGGaacaattttaagaaatatctccttatttttaagatgattcactttttatttaggagaatattgaattaaattgaaaataattttctcttaattgtaaattttatcactcaatttttattatttcataaatttcaCCACCTAAGTTTTACCTaagttttttttgaattttatcaaccaaattatcttttttactcATTTTACTACTAATGacatgtaaaaaaacaaaatgatgtcATTTTGTTATCAATTTCTTGTGACACaatatcattttgttattaatgTGGTGATAAAATGCATAAAAGTTGAGAACTTTAATGATAAAGTTTGTAAAACTATAAAAgtttaatactaaaatttaaaataaaaaaattaagtgataaAATTTGTGAATCGATGAAAAGTAGGCagtaaaatttatcattaaaccTAAAGTCTattcaactataaaaaaattattgaagagGACTTCTAGAGTTAGAAATGAGAAGTCGAACCTTAACTAGAATCTAAGATGCCAAAGAATGAATTTGTACgttgatatattattatattacattTGTTCTAAGCAGGGGAAGGGCCTTTATGGCGGAAAAAAAGGAATCTGACAAGACATTAGGTTTGATTGAGAGGAGAGGAGGGAGGTAGTCATTTCTTGTTAAAGaaagagattttaaaaaaattgtctttacaATTGTCAAGTGCACCAAATCGCTATTAAGTAGTAaaactcggaagtccgagtatcgTTTCCGCAGGGATTTTATTGCACTTTATCAAATACTTCTCAATTTATAAGTAAGAGTGATAACTgccaaataattgtattttgataatagaaaataaggcaaaattgtctttaaaaataattatttagcagttatttgcgcttaaatattaaagaattgatgttttgttgaattttggctgcagatataaaaactggaggcataacaagcaaaaaggccagaaaaattgaagaaaagaagaaaatctaaAGCAGGCTCAGCCCAATACGCGCACTGAGCGCGCGTCACGCGCTAAGCCCATGATCCAACAAAGCGTGCGCTAAGCCTGCAACACGCGCGCTAAGCCCGCGATCTAACAGAAGTGCGCGCTAAGCCTGCAACACGTGCGCTAAGCCCGCAATCTAACAGAAGCACGCACTAAGCCTGCAACATGAGCGCTAAGCGCGCGATCTACACGCGCTGAGCGAGAgggtgtcgcgctaagcgcgcctacgaaagcccaaagcccacttcagcagctataaatagagagccaATCCAAGGGACAAAAAAGACCACGACAGaaccccctctcctaggggtttcatttactccctttctttcaccccttctcattgtaaagccctcaatggccatgagtggctaaacccccTTAGTTAGGGCCTGACAGGCCTAGAAGCCAAtgtgatgtatgatgtactcttcactatttatcaatgcaataccaggtttttctttcctattttcttttctgtttttatcttgCATACTCATCTTTATACTCTGTTAGGAGTTAGatgctcgggagagggtaacttctaaataagatttaaagaagatatgcatgcattagttttaggggttagacgctcgggagaggataacttctaatagaacaagaagaaaagatatcataataaaatcattgctaggcatagagtGATTGTATTATGCCCATgcgtcaaagcaaacatctagaagtagaacttcatgcattttatctattgagtctttgcaaaggcatttgggagatagataggtagaataggcttgtcatcgtgaggcatcaggggcaagtaaatgaatagatgtgggtagggtAGAATCACttgaattgataaagaaaaaatcataaactcatacatcctaggcagACAAGGCAAGTCAGTtcctaatattattttatcgtgaatttatcctttatttaaatcttttatctttcttatctttcatctttttctttatctttaaatatcttatcttttcttttatcttctaattttatctttaaatatcttatcttttctttagcttatcttctatctttctttatcttttattttaaattcttatctcttgcttttaaattgggtttgcattaatctaagtacgaacaaagtccctgtggattcgacactcggacttccgagaactTTACTGCTTGTCAcgatttggtgcacttgccaatgagtcaacaagtttttgacaaagagtaaaataaaaaacaggaATAAATGCAGAAATAGGGCGATTACAAACGGGGAAGACAATTAATAAAGATGTCAAGACCGGACAAACCCAATTGGCCTACGATGCATGTAAAGTTCTATCTTAAATCCTTATTAGGAAATACCTTCCCCCGAACGAATAAAACCCACaagaaatttaagaaaaaatgcaaGATAACACGAAAAgaattagaacagaaaaacctgGAATAAATTCCTTTTGCATTGATAATTCTTGAGGCACACCGTACATCGTTgactttttaggcctgccaggccctagctaggggattagccactcatggccattgagggttTACAActgggggtgaaagaaagaatagggataaaaacaaagaagatAGAGGAGGAAGAGAGAGCTCAGGCTTGGAGTGCTGAAAACAGTGCTCTGAGGCGAGATGATTTGATTCCCTGGGATTGACTCTTTATTTATAGTtgctgaagtgggctttgggTCTTCAGAGTCACGCTCAGCGCGACACCTCGTGCTTAGCGAGTTCGGATCGCGCGCTCAGCGCGCCTTGCCAGCTTAGCCTATACTTCTGTTGAatcgcgcgcttagcgcgtagCTGGGCTTAGCGCGCGTAACGGTTTCAGCTTCTTCGAGCTTAACGCCACTTAGCGCCTGCCTTTTTTGCTCGCTTAGCGCCTTacgcgcgcttagcgcaagtgtTGGGCTAAGCATGCTTCAgaactctctctttctcttcattTCTGTTGCCCTTTTTGCTTAATGTATCCTCATTTTTCGTATCTGCAACCAGAAattcaacttaattaatttctcaacttttaattataaataattgctaaataattaattcttggtcaaaatttgactaattaaccactattaatttacaattatttagcagttatcaacaattttaaaatgaaatattttagtaattaaaattgactaaaaattgattgaatagaaacataaataaattttaaaattttaaatccaCTCTCCCTCTCCTTCAAAGCCCCCAAAATTGGAGGGGAAATCGAGATGGTATTTTGCTCTccttcttaaaaattaaatcaaacaatatagtttagaaaataattattctcttttcctttctattcattcatttttattcGATCAAGTTTGAttggatgaaaagaaaataaagaagaaagaaaaattttaatatttgaattggaaagaaaataaaaacagggaaaattttaaatttttgtttctataaCTAAATAGAAGGAAATACTTAGTAAGTCatgttttcttccttctttattttctttcttctcattttctcttttatcaaaCCGACCATATGTTATAGCAAATGCCAAAGAGGGTTCTATTGGAGGTTTTGGTTCACATTTGCTAAATATAGTTGGCATTCTGTATGTACAACTGAACATTTCCGCAACAGTCTTGAAGAACAATGTTGAATGTCAAATGAGAAAACCATTGCTTCAACTAAACCAACGCATAGTCAGACTCATTCTTTTGCTACATCAGACATTATAAAGCTCTTTGATCGAACTTTGAACTTTTGAGACAAAAACATGGTGTAGTTGCTTCTACCCGGTTAAGGAAAAGGATAGTTATCTTTCAGTGTAACAACCAATTGTTGTTACATTGTTTAGATGTTGTCAATGAGAATCCTTGTATAAGTGCCAATAAAGAGTGCGTAGATGCTGTCAAGGGTGGTATACAAGTTGACAACCGAACTACAAGTTCTGATAAACATACTCCAGAAGCAGCAGAAGACACTATTGGTATACTTGCTGGAAATGGTGAAAATGTTGGTAAGTGAATTCACTTTGATCCTTTATGTTATTTAGTAGGTTCATTTTAGTccccttttttttaaagactcaaattagttcaacaaaagaaggttCAAAATGGTCTTTTAAGTTTTTACAAATGTTCATTTTAGTCCCTTTTTTTTAAGACTCAAAGCTTCACAGTGAAGAAATCTCCTCTCAGTATAAAATGTCTTTCTCCTAAGGAATTTCAAGCTTGGAGAGACAAGATGCCATGTTATAATTGCGATGAGAAATTTCATCCTCACCTCCTACTATAAAATGTCTATCTTCCAAGGAATTCCAAGTTCGGAGAGACAGAAGTTTATGTTATAATTATGAAGAGAAATTTCATCCCAAAAGTCATTGTAGTAGCAGTTACAGAAATTGAATCACAAGACAAACTCTCTGCACTGCTAATTGTAGAATCTTGAAGAGGTTGTTTGGttggagaaaagaaaagagaatgaaaaaaaaaatatttgaattaaaggaAGAGACATATAAGTGTAAGATCCacgcaaaaatttgaaaatttcttcttctttccttcctATTTGATCTCAACCAAACCAAGGCTAACTCCACACCAATCCATGATGGAGGAGGGTCTTGAACCCATTATGTCCCGGATTAGTATGCCTGCTCTAGGAGACAATTTTATGTATTCACATAACTTAGCTTAAgactttaaataagaaaaataagtttcttGTCACTTCAATTAATAGTGTTggcatgttaaaaaaaattcaaaaaatactaaataactttaaaatatctACAATTTTATGTACTTATAGAAACTTTTCATTTAACTATTGCATCAATGAAATTAAAtgtctataaaaaaaagtaataaatgagataaatttGAACAAGCTTTAGAGTAGATAAAATTCAATATagtgagagaaaatttaaatgTACAAATAGTATTACACtatcatcatttttaatatatgaatgAGCATGGTAA contains:
- the LOC100788913 gene encoding LOW QUALITY PROTEIN: probable glycosyltransferase At5g03795 (The sequence of the model RefSeq protein was modified relative to this genomic sequence to represent the inferred CDS: inserted 3 bases in 3 codons); the protein is MTVKQGFFSLRGSLLFSHPHLFFHLPFLKYSTPTPQVANLSVENLNDAPVSEKEEKEEVPDTYHSPRVFKLNYEEMEKKFKVYIYPDGDPNTFYQTPRKLTGKYASEGYFFQNIRESRFCTENPDEAHLFFIPISCHKMRGKGTSYENMTXIVQNYVESLISKYPYWNRTLGADHFFVTCHDVGVRATEGLEFLVKNSIRAVCSPSYDVGFIPHKDXALPQVLQPFALPAXGNDIENRTTLGFWAGHRNSKIRVILARVWENDTELDISNNRISRATGHLVYQKRFYRSKFCICPGGSQVNSARIADSIHYGCIPVILSNYYDLPFNDILDWNKFAVVLKESDVYQLKQILKNISDAEFVTLHNNLVKVQKHFQWNSPPIRFDAFHLVMYDLWLRHHTIKY